A genomic segment from Spinacia oleracea cultivar Varoflay chromosome 3, BTI_SOV_V1, whole genome shotgun sequence encodes:
- the LOC110782352 gene encoding uncharacterized protein, with protein MDSDKPSSTGRKVRFTPKAPAKRKARPASAAAKIEKADDNNEDAEAQKNLLLQRFNELGKHPQRSKVKDKAPVQPTFMHGANRSVTFRGSDLLLDGGLKQSRESDLMDLDDSTKHSVSSPSAVGPSVIKKSSGDESGLKTKEYREPWNYAHTYYPTTLPLRRPYSGDPDILDEAEFGEAAMKLEYDENSISPASELGFLNPDETSENVRLLYLQLPTSLPAIKRSATAKGKEMEHSSGPSSGHRGSMAVNMGAKGSSSQHGCSLEDLNAGHMGKLLVYKSGAVKLKLGETLYNVSPGSDCSFAQDVVAFNTKEKEFCSIGNLDKRAIVTPDIASLLNTVNDLC; from the exons ATGGATTCAGATAAGCCCTCTTCTACCGGTCGAAAG GTCAGATTCACTCCGAAAGCTCCAGCAAAACGAAAGGCAAGACCAGCTTCTGCTGCTGCTAAAAT AGAAAAAGCTGATGATAATAATGAAGATGCGGAAGCCCAGAAGAACTTATTGCTACAGCGTTTCAATGAACTT GGCAAGCATCCACAACGGTCTAAAGTTAAGGACAAAG CTCCAGTGCAACCCACTTTCATGCATGGAGCAAATCGATCTGTTACCTTCAGGGGATCTGATCTTCTTCTAGATGGAGGTCTCAAACAAAGTAGAGAATCAGATTTGATGGACTTAGATGACAGTACCAAGCATTCTGTTTCATCACCATCTGCAGTTGGACCAAGCGTGATAAAAAAGAGTTCAGGAGATGAATCGGGTCTTAAAACGAAGGAGTACAGAGAGCCTTGG AACTACGCTCATACTTACTATCCAACCACACTTCCTTTGAGGAGGCCATACTCTGGTGATCCAG ACATTCTTGATGAGGCTGAATTTGGGGAAGCTGCAATGAAGTTGGAATATGATGAGAATTCAATAAGTCCTGCCTCCGAACTTGGATTTCTG AACCCAGATGAGACAAGTGAGAATGTTAGGTTGCTGTATCTTCAACTTCCTACATCTCTCCCTGCAATTAAACGATCTGCTACTGCTAAGGGGAAAGAAATGGAACACAGTTCAGGACCATCATCAGGTCACAGGGGTTCAATGGCTGTGAACATGGGTGCAAAGGGATCTAGTTCGCAGCATGGGTGCAGTTTGGAAGACCTGAATGCAGGACATATGGGGAAGTTGCTTGTTTACAAGAGTGGAGCTGTCAAACTTAAACTTGGAGAAACCCTCTACAAT GTCTCACCTGGATCAGATTGTTCTTTTGCCCAAGATGTAGTAGCATTCAATaccaaagagaaggaattctgcTCTATTGGCAACCTTGACAAGCGAGCCATTGTCACCCCTGACATTGCGTCTCTCTTAAATACTGTGAATGACCTATGCTAG
- the LOC110782351 gene encoding uncharacterized protein isoform X3 — translation MRKSFGGTYGGGGGGGGGANGGDMLRSVGRVVRTRLNNFQESLPSPNSSTTSSTNKSSSSTTTKTKKTSSKHALSLSSATPLPVSAAWVPSPSYLISNDVVNDDDNDDNNVVNDDNNVVNEWECLENYYDPIFGVVPSTLEVQHVLFSLREVIHPNSCSQSTTDEEISCDVDIEMDEQTKTATETLLQRTLLSSKGSDTDWIEPSMVPYDWKLTQSPGWGRVHDAFGLLQSEPSVQRMVVSLSSDKAVWDAVLNNEAVRQIRDSYRDAAELLPPSSEEKSDSSKGNLKILQWIFVNMKIKLLEALGNISRFVGDLFKPVDCDKEEQSYAFTEKLKSTFLLTVVVLLIVVVARGHRA, via the exons ATGAGAAAGTCCTTTGGTGGAACCTACGGCGGTGGCGGCGGAGGAGGCGGTGGTGCAAACGGTGGAGATATGTTAAGGAGTGTAGGAAGGGTGGTAAGAACTAGGCTTAATAATTTCCAAGAATCCCTTCCTTCACCAAATTCTTCCACAACTTCATCCACTAACAAATCTTCATCATctacaacaacaaaaaccaaGAAAACATCATCCAAACATGCCctatctctctcctctgcgaCCCCTCTTCCTGTTTCTGCTGCTTGGGTTCCTTCTCCTAGTTATTTGATCTCTAATGATGTTGTtaatgatgatgataatgatgataataATGTGGTTAATGATGATAATAATGTGGTTAATGAATGGGAATGTTTGGAGAATTATTATGATCCTATTTTTGGGGTTGTTCCTTCTACCCTTGAAGTTCAACATGTTCTCTTCTCTCTTCGAGA AGTCATCCATCCAAACTCATGCTCGCAGTCCACCACCGATGAAGAGATATCTTGTGATGTAGACATTGAAATGGATGAGCAAACAAAGACTGCTACAGAAACACTACTGCAAAGAACATTATTGTCTTCAAAGGGTTCGGATACAGATTGGATCGAGCCATCAATGGTTCCATATGACTGGAAATTGACACAGTCACCTGGTTGGGGGAGAGTTCATGATGCTTTTGGTCTGTTGCAGAGTGAGCCTAGTGTTCAG AGAATGGTGGTATCGTTGTCTTCTGATAAAGCTGTTTGGGACGCTGTTCTGAACAACGAAGCTGTACGACAGATTAGGGATTCTTACCGTGATG CTGCAGAATTGTTACCCCCAAGCTCCGAGGAGAAATCCGACTCCTCTAAGGGAAATTTGAAAATACTCCAGTGGATTTTTGTAAACATGAAGATAAAATTGCTGGAAGCTCTAGGGAATATTTCACGGTTTGTGGGCGATCTGTTTAAACCCGTTGATTGTGATAAAGAAGAACAATCTTATGCTTTCACGGAGAAGCTCAAGTCGACATTCTTGCTCACTGTCGTGGTCTTGTTGATCGTGGTTGTTGCTCGTGGACATCGGGCTTGA
- the LOC110782351 gene encoding uncharacterized protein isoform X1 — MRKSFGGTYGGGGGGGGGANGGDMLRSVGRVVRTRLNNFQESLPSPNSSTTSSTNKSSSSTTTKTKKTSSKHALSLSSATPLPVSAAWVPSPSYLISNDVVNDDDNDDNNVVNDDNNVVNEWECLENYYDPIFGVVPSTLEVQHVLFSLREVHIFSFQSPLPVNLHHCRVIHPNSCSQSTTDEEISCDVDIEMDEQTKTATETLLQRTLLSSKGSDTDWIEPSMVPYDWKLTQSPGWGRVHDAFGLLQSEPSVQRMVVSLSSDKAVWDAVLNNEAVRQIRDSYRDAAELLPPSSEEKSDSSKGNLKILQWIFVNMKIKLLEALGNISRFVGDLFKPVDCDKEEQSYAFTEKLKSTFLLTVVVLLIVVVARGHRA, encoded by the exons ATGAGAAAGTCCTTTGGTGGAACCTACGGCGGTGGCGGCGGAGGAGGCGGTGGTGCAAACGGTGGAGATATGTTAAGGAGTGTAGGAAGGGTGGTAAGAACTAGGCTTAATAATTTCCAAGAATCCCTTCCTTCACCAAATTCTTCCACAACTTCATCCACTAACAAATCTTCATCATctacaacaacaaaaaccaaGAAAACATCATCCAAACATGCCctatctctctcctctgcgaCCCCTCTTCCTGTTTCTGCTGCTTGGGTTCCTTCTCCTAGTTATTTGATCTCTAATGATGTTGTtaatgatgatgataatgatgataataATGTGGTTAATGATGATAATAATGTGGTTAATGAATGGGAATGTTTGGAGAATTATTATGATCCTATTTTTGGGGTTGTTCCTTCTACCCTTGAAGTTCAACATGTTCTCTTCTCTCTTCGAGA AGTGCATATATTTAGTTTTCAGAGTCCTTTACCTGTAAATCTGCACCACTGTAGAGTCATCCATCCAAACTCATGCTCGCAGTCCACCACCGATGAAGAGATATCTTGTGATGTAGACATTGAAATGGATGAGCAAACAAAGACTGCTACAGAAACACTACTGCAAAGAACATTATTGTCTTCAAAGGGTTCGGATACAGATTGGATCGAGCCATCAATGGTTCCATATGACTGGAAATTGACACAGTCACCTGGTTGGGGGAGAGTTCATGATGCTTTTGGTCTGTTGCAGAGTGAGCCTAGTGTTCAG AGAATGGTGGTATCGTTGTCTTCTGATAAAGCTGTTTGGGACGCTGTTCTGAACAACGAAGCTGTACGACAGATTAGGGATTCTTACCGTGATG CTGCAGAATTGTTACCCCCAAGCTCCGAGGAGAAATCCGACTCCTCTAAGGGAAATTTGAAAATACTCCAGTGGATTTTTGTAAACATGAAGATAAAATTGCTGGAAGCTCTAGGGAATATTTCACGGTTTGTGGGCGATCTGTTTAAACCCGTTGATTGTGATAAAGAAGAACAATCTTATGCTTTCACGGAGAAGCTCAAGTCGACATTCTTGCTCACTGTCGTGGTCTTGTTGATCGTGGTTGTTGCTCGTGGACATCGGGCTTGA
- the LOC110782351 gene encoding uncharacterized protein isoform X2, translated as MRKSFGGTYGGGGGGGGGANGGDMLRSVGRVVRTRLNNFQESLPSPNSSTTSSTNKSSSSTTTKTKKTSSKHALSLSSATPLPVSAAWVPSPSYLISNDVVNDDDNDDNNVVNDDNNVVNEWECLENYYDPIFGVVPSTLEVQHVLFSLRDFQSPLPVNLHHCRVIHPNSCSQSTTDEEISCDVDIEMDEQTKTATETLLQRTLLSSKGSDTDWIEPSMVPYDWKLTQSPGWGRVHDAFGLLQSEPSVQRMVVSLSSDKAVWDAVLNNEAVRQIRDSYRDAAELLPPSSEEKSDSSKGNLKILQWIFVNMKIKLLEALGNISRFVGDLFKPVDCDKEEQSYAFTEKLKSTFLLTVVVLLIVVVARGHRA; from the exons ATGAGAAAGTCCTTTGGTGGAACCTACGGCGGTGGCGGCGGAGGAGGCGGTGGTGCAAACGGTGGAGATATGTTAAGGAGTGTAGGAAGGGTGGTAAGAACTAGGCTTAATAATTTCCAAGAATCCCTTCCTTCACCAAATTCTTCCACAACTTCATCCACTAACAAATCTTCATCATctacaacaacaaaaaccaaGAAAACATCATCCAAACATGCCctatctctctcctctgcgaCCCCTCTTCCTGTTTCTGCTGCTTGGGTTCCTTCTCCTAGTTATTTGATCTCTAATGATGTTGTtaatgatgatgataatgatgataataATGTGGTTAATGATGATAATAATGTGGTTAATGAATGGGAATGTTTGGAGAATTATTATGATCCTATTTTTGGGGTTGTTCCTTCTACCCTTGAAGTTCAACATGTTCTCTTCTCTCTTCGAGA TTTTCAGAGTCCTTTACCTGTAAATCTGCACCACTGTAGAGTCATCCATCCAAACTCATGCTCGCAGTCCACCACCGATGAAGAGATATCTTGTGATGTAGACATTGAAATGGATGAGCAAACAAAGACTGCTACAGAAACACTACTGCAAAGAACATTATTGTCTTCAAAGGGTTCGGATACAGATTGGATCGAGCCATCAATGGTTCCATATGACTGGAAATTGACACAGTCACCTGGTTGGGGGAGAGTTCATGATGCTTTTGGTCTGTTGCAGAGTGAGCCTAGTGTTCAG AGAATGGTGGTATCGTTGTCTTCTGATAAAGCTGTTTGGGACGCTGTTCTGAACAACGAAGCTGTACGACAGATTAGGGATTCTTACCGTGATG CTGCAGAATTGTTACCCCCAAGCTCCGAGGAGAAATCCGACTCCTCTAAGGGAAATTTGAAAATACTCCAGTGGATTTTTGTAAACATGAAGATAAAATTGCTGGAAGCTCTAGGGAATATTTCACGGTTTGTGGGCGATCTGTTTAAACCCGTTGATTGTGATAAAGAAGAACAATCTTATGCTTTCACGGAGAAGCTCAAGTCGACATTCTTGCTCACTGTCGTGGTCTTGTTGATCGTGGTTGTTGCTCGTGGACATCGGGCTTGA
- the LOC110782353 gene encoding uncharacterized protein, with protein sequence MGKNKKPKDGNQSEHSPATVFISNLPFSFTNSQLEESFSDVGPIRRCFMVTKKGSTEHRGFGYVQFATAEDADRSIEMKNGSSLGGRRIVVKQASHRAPLEQRRPKTNLAESNDADKTTDERDSSPSVAEKHEKPPSKSEIDEKDSAPHAATKHEKPPNKREIDVKDIAPHVAKKTEKSSSKRETDKKDIAPHVSKKNEKPSSKRETDNKDSAPHAAEKPVKPPSKPEIGKSLQPPKKAKGVSVGPADIGKSSDKQRVARTVIFGGLSTSNMAEEVLRRARKINGVCSVTYPLPKEELQHHGLAQDGCKMDAAAVLYASIRSARASVAALHQKEVEGGLVWARQLGGEGSKAQKWKVIVRNLPFKATVKEINEKFSAVGFVWDVFIPRNPETKLAKGFAFVKFTSKQDAENAIKKFNGQNFNKRTIAVDWAVPKKLYTTGVTSVVDDGESADEEVDSDTDYAFENDDLDHATRDEGSDGAHSDSDKEKEAAITFEEEAELARKILQNVITSSVKEDPSSNNGSNDEVPAKEVSLEKTVEPEQTLQTKDGKARDTHTKSKSINDEDGLPKTVFINNLPFDLDPEELKQRFSTFGKIKSFFPVVHPVTKRPRGTGFLKFTTSEAADAAVSAASDAPGLGIFLKGRQLKVLKALDKKSADDMALEKSKKEIEDHRNLYLAKEGLIVEGTPAAEGISSEDLEKRGVLHKKKMTKLQSPNFHVSNTRLVIYNLPKAMTPKQLKKLCIDAVISKASKQTPVIRQIKFLSDVKNGKVRSHSRGVAFVEFAEHQHAIVTLRVLNNNPEPFGPQHRPIVEFAVDNVQTLRKRGLKINDQLQKSGDDKNENTLTSPPTKSNKENFRKRKSEDGMNSREDQETGRKKFNRNRSTDEAATEENQRNKKPQRVRTREGKNNNQEKDQNHGKSFQHNNGTVKALPQPKPYNENDKQSKKRKAYNNPTEEGPERKATKKRNRNKESIGQDGVDKLDVLIEQYRSKFSQKSSDKSDGEKQGSRQQIKRWFQT encoded by the exons ATGGGGAAGAACAAAAAACCCAAGGATGGAAACCAAAGCGAACACAGCCCTGCTACTGTTTTCATTTCCAATTTGCCCTTCTCTTTCACAAACTCCCAGCTCGAGGAATCCTTCAGCGATGTGGGTCCCATACGCCGCTGCTTCATGGTCACCAAGAAAG GTTCAACGGAACATCGAGGCTTTGGTTATGTTCAATT TGCTACTGCTGAGGATGCAGACCGTTCTATCGAAATGAAAAATGGTTCATCTCTTGGTGGCCGGAGAATTGTGGTAAAACAAGCTTCGCATCGTGCTCCCTTGGAGCAACGTAGACCTAAAACAAACTTAG CTGAATCAAATGATGCTGATAAGACAACAGATGAGAGGGATAGTTCTCCAAGTGTTGCTGAGAAGCATGAAAAGCCTCCTAGTAAAAGTGAAATTG ACGAGAAGGATAGTGCTCCTCATGCTGCTACGAAGCATGAAAAACCTCcaaataaaagggaaatcg ATGTGAAGGATATTGCTCCTCATGTGGCTAAAAAGACTGAAAAATCGTCAAGTAAACGTGAAACAG ATAAGAAGGATATTGCTCCTCATGTTTCTAAAAAGAATGAAAAGCCGTCAAGTAAACGTGAAACAG ATAACAAGGATAGTGCTCCTCATGCTGCTGAAAAGCCTGTTAAGCCTCCAAGTAAACCTGAAATAG GTAAATCGCTTCAGCCACCAAAGAAAGCAAAGGGAGTCTCTGTTGGTCCAGCTGACATAGGAAAATCTTCAGATAAACAAAG GGTGGCAAGAACTGTCATTTTTGGAGGCCTTTCGACTTCTAATATGGCAGAGGAGGTTCTACGTCGTGCCAGGAAGATAAATGGAGTGTGTTCAGTCACATACCCACTTCCAAAAGAGGAGCTACAACACCATG GGCTTGCTCAAGATGGATGCAAGATGGATGCTGCAGCAGTACTTTATGCAAGTATTAGATCTGCACGTGCTTCTGTTGCAGCCTTACACCAAAAAGAAGTAGAAGGAGGCTTAGTGTGGGCTCGCCAACTTGGAGGGGAG GGATCCAAAGCTCAGAAGTGGAAAGTCATAGTCCGTAACCTTCCTTTCAAG GCAACAGTCAAGGAGATAAATGAAAAATTCTCAGCTGTAGGATTTGTTTGGGATGTATTTATTCCTCGGAATCCAGAAACAAA GTTGGCCAAGGGGTTTGCATTTGTAAAGTTCACCAGTAAGCAGGATGCTGAAAAT GCTATCAAGAAGTTCAATGGACAAAATTTTAATAAGAGAACTATTGCTGTTGACTGGGCTGTACCAAAGAAACTTTATACAACCGGTGTAACTTCTGTGGTAGATGATG GAGAATCTGCTGATGAAGAAGTCGACAGTGACACTGACTATGCGTTTGAGAATGATGATTTGGATCATGCGACAAGGGATGAAGGCTCTGATGGAGCTCACTCTGACTCAGATAAGGAAAAGGAAGCTGCAATTACTTTTGAAGAGGAAGCAGAATTAGCACGGAAGATCCTTCAAAATGTTATTACTTCATCCGTGAAAGAAGATCCTTCTTCAAACAATGGTTCGAATGACGAAGTTCCTGCTAAGGAAGTCAGCTTGGAAAAGACTGTTGAACCTGAACAAACATTACAGACTAAGGATGGAAAAGCTAGAGACACGCACACTAAATCCAAATCTATTAATGACGAGGACGGTCTTCCAAAAACAGTTTTTATAAACAATCTTCCTTTTGATCTTGATCCTGAAGAATTGAAACAACGATTCTCCACTTTCGGCAAAATCAAATCATTCTTTCCCGTTGTTCATCCAGTTACTAA GCGACCAAGAGGAACCGGATTCCTGAAGTTCACAACGAGTGAAGCAGCTGATGCAGCAGTATCAGCAGCAAGTGATGCACCTGGTTTAGGAATCTTTCTTAAAGGAAGGCAGTTGAAGGTATTGAAGGCGCTGGACAAGAAATCAGCTGATGACATGGCATTGGAGAAGTCCAAAAAGGAGATTGAAGATCACCGCAACCTTTACTTGGCAAAG GAGGGTCTGATTGTTGAGGGAACTCCGGCTGCAGAAGGGATTTCGAGTGAAGATTTGGAGAAACGTGGAGT GTTGCATAAGAAAAAAATGACTAAACTTCAATCTCCAAATTTCCATGTTTCCAATACAAGACTAGTAATATACAATTTACCAAAGGCAATGACCCCAAAACAACTGAAAAAGCTCTGTATTGACGCTGTGATTTCAAAAGCTTCCAAGCAAACGCCTGTGATACGACAG ATAAAGTTTCTTAGTGATGTTAAGAACGGGAAGGTGAGAAGCCATTCTCGTGGAGTTGCTTTTGTAGAATTTGCAGAGCATCAACATGCTATTGTGACATTAAGAGTGCTTAACAACAATCCTG AGCCATTCGGCCCTCAGCACCGCCCTATTGTGGAGTTCGCTGTTGACAATGTTCAGACACTGCGAAAGAGAGGCTTAAAGATTAATGACCAACTGCAGAAATCTGGTGATGATAAAAATGAAAACACCTTAACTTCACCACCCACCAAATCAAACAAAGAGAATTTCAGAAAACGAAAATCAGAGGATGGTATGAATTCGAGAGAAGATCAAGAAACTGGCAGAAAAAAATTTAACAGAAACAGGTCAACTGATGAAGCTGCTACAGAAGAGAATCAAAGAAATAAGAAGCCACAGCGAGTCCGAACAAGAGAAGGTAAAAACAACAACCAAGAAAAGGATCAAAACCATGGTAAATCATTTCAGCACAACAATGGAACTGTAAAGGCTCTTCCTCAACCAAAACCCTACAATGAAAATGACAAGCAGTCAAAAAAGAGGAAGGCATATAATAACCCTACTGAAGAGGGTCCTGAAAGGAAGGCTACAAAGAAGAGAAATAGAAACAAAGAGTCTATTGGTCAAGATGGTGTTGATAAACTGGATGTGTTGATTGAACAATATAGATCCAAGTTTTCACAGAAGAGTTCTGATAAATCAGATGGTGAAAAACAAGGttcaaggcagcagattaaaagaTGGTTTCAGACATAG
- the LOC110782355 gene encoding chloroplast envelope membrane protein: MSTSVVLVDNLMVFNPSLCTSIHRKNSNLLPNFSIREDFGSRNQRILGLVVPNAKKRGLNPRKKSWWQRFFFEEDGNWLGLREEDLEESEEEREIEVEGFDKEEGVSEKEKFEAWKNRAEAIIELREAQEGIRNEKNRNWEDWLVFEEGNGAVSREWDYADVDDVSELKKDDVDGDPDEIIPERGLVKTLENFILGKEDDDLLYEDRVFQFASRNSAKFLAVLIVIPWALDFLVHDYVLMPFLDRYVKTVPLAAELLDVRRDQKLEMVKELNTEKARLRFEAEIGKAPPLSEEEAWWELRHKALELRDELRLTNRNAFANIWSDTVFGTSVFLLLYFNPSKVALLKFTGYKIINNITDTGKAFLIILITDIFLGYHSESGWQTVCEVFVEHYGLDIDQSAITIFICLVPVIMDACVKLWLFKFLPRLSPKVYNIFHEMKRH; encoded by the exons ATGAGCACTTCCGTAGTGTTAGTTGACAATTTAATGGTCTTCAATCCTAGTTTATGCACTTCAATTCATAGGAAAAACAGCAACCTTTTGCCCAATTTCAGTATTAGGGAAGATTTTGGGAGTAGGAATCAGCGGATTTTAGGGTTAGTAGTTCCGAATGCGAAGAAAAGGGGACTTAATCCGAGGAAGAAGAGTTGGTGGCAGAGGTTTTTCTTTGAAGAAGATGGGAATTGGCTTGGTTTAAGGGAGGAAGATTTGGAGGAGTCTGAAGAGGAGAGGGAAATTGAAGTTGAGGGTTTTGATAAGGAAGAAGGGGTTTCGGAGAAGGAGAAGTTCGAGGCGTGGAAGAATCGAGCTGAGGCGATTATTGAGTTGAGAGAGGCACAAGAGGGGATTAGGAATGAGAAGAATAGGAATTGGGAGGATTGGCTTGTTTTTGAGGAGGGAAATGGGGCAGTTAGTAGAGAATGGGATTATGctgatgttgatgatgtgaGTGAATTGAAGAAAGATGATGTTGATGGTGACCCTGATGAGATAATTCCTGAGAGGGGTTTGGTTAAGACTCTTGAGAATTTCATTCTTGGGAAGGAAGATGATGATTTGTTGTATGAAGACCGTGTTTTTCAATTTGCTTCGAGGAATTCG GCTAAATTTTTGGCTGTTTTGATAGTTATACCATGGGCATTGGATTTTCTTGTCCATGATTATGTTCTCATGCCTTTTTTAGACAG ATATGTCAAGACTGTACCACTTGCTGCAGAGTTGCTTGATGTGCGTAGAGATCAAAAGCTCGAAATGGTCAAGGAATTAAATACTGAGAAAGCAAGGCTTCGGTTTGAAGCTGAAATTGGTAAAGCACCTCCACTTTCTGAGGAGGAGGCGTGGTGGGAATTGCGGCATAAAGC GCTAGAGCTGCGAGATGAATTGAGATTAACTAATCGGAATGCATTTGCCAACATATGGTCTGATACGGTCTTTGGGACATCAGTGTTCCTTTTATTGTACTTCAACCCGAGCAAA GTGGCTTTACTGAAATTCACAGGATACAAAATTATCAACAACATTACAGACACTGGAAAAGCATTTCTCATTATTCTTATCACTGATATATTTCTTGG GTATCATTCTGAGTCTGGATGGCAAACCGTATGTGAAGTCTTTGTCGAGCATTATGGCCTGGATATTGATCAATCTGCCATTACGATATTTATATGCCTGGTACCAGTTATCATGGATGCTTGTGTGAAGCTTTGG TTGTTCAAGTTCCTACCAAGATTATCCCCGAAAGTGTATAATATCTTCCACGAAATGAAACGTCACTGA